The following is a genomic window from Aphis gossypii isolate Hap1 chromosome X, ASM2018417v2, whole genome shotgun sequence.
AAGCTCTTATCGGGCTCTATCGACTCCCCTTCACTTCTTGCTctaataaactttaaagttcCTGTTAAGTGCACTCGCAACacacatactttttttattccgCATAATTGccctacaaattatttaaaaaaccgaGCCAATAAACCGTATGATGAAATTAGCCAATGAGGATCCGTCATTTCTTCCATagaattatactaatatcttttatattgtttgttatatattactcGTGTATATAAGTTCCACACTATAAATTAGAATGTACTTTTTTGTCAGCATTACACCATATCTGTACCGTGGGCTCACGTCcgtttatacttaataaataaataaataaaaatctaaattttaacttttgattGGTTTTAAACTTTTGAGCTTAGAAATAGCTTTATGTTTGTAAGATTCAATGATCgagtaaataacaatatttaatcaatgatttattattattattttttttttttagttcaattacaacaaatcaaaatttctgattttcaagttgttttcaaattccatacaattttttagttcTTTGTTTTGGTTATACGATTGTTCCAAAAGATTAGAAAGGAATAAACAAACTGTTTTCTCTTTTTCTACAAGttccttttaaattttattttaaccatcCTTCATTAACAGTGGTGAATTATGACAACtttcaaactattaaattaaaaatatcttttccAGAATTTACAGTTTCAATATGTTTAACTTGGAAATATTTGAATCAATcttaaaacacaaatttatttcACTTACAAGTTACTTATATCTttacattttgaaacaaaCCTTACCAATATTTTAGTGACATACAAACATTGAATGATTTTTGGTTATTTGCATAcattattgtctattatacttaattatttattaatgatagtatttttgaatatgtaaatagtattgtataaatactaatttttttattaacaatagatacaatttagtattagcatttagttttaaataactacatgctgataatacatttttatctttcttgggatatttattatattttattattttcatcagacttcttattttcaaaatattcatgtcatattttttttttttcatattattcagaaaaatttttttataattttactttattcatttttatatataatctgtttttactatttatataggtaaattgcAGGTAGTTAACCAAACTTAGactttaaattcatataatgccgtgcatagtataattttaatacctgaATTGTTTGCTCAATGTTCATCTGTGTGATGAAACGTAGCctttaatcaaaaacaaaaattaacacacataaattattacataatgtaaatttaagaaacaaaaaataaataaataaataatcattaattattatgtgatcttattgtgatattattcaaataaaataactaatacaggtacttaaaatataattgtattacataatgttACAGTTGTTAggtataattaagttttatgaggtatcatattattttctataatattcaacaaaaattgtatagaatatatcaaataatatttacaatacgattttatttaagtagattgatatgaatgtaaataatttaattccttTTGTATcattcaaatgaaaaaattccccagacaaaatataatataatataaatattaatatatacatcaacTTTTAAAGGTTACAGCTCAAGCATGTCAATCACTTCAgtgtatctatgtataattgtaaaaataataaatatctatttatcatttttactgttgaacatttataaaatactgtattatataataatgtgttatcaacaaattaaaataataaaactgttgtgtttattgcatttttatatgttgCCCAATTGATAACCAGCTTTATGCCCAATTTTCCTGTGGTCAATTTATATTCTGCttgattaattgaataatatatattgaatatttttatgatttatattgaaatgtataatttattcgtttttaagatttcttataaaaaaatttatattaactattataattaaatcgaaaatatcgTGTTATACTTGTTagagtatacaaattataacttaacatttggaaaaaatgtatacaatttgatgatagatatattttcttcttaaattaattattattaaatatcttaaaaaccATAGTACCACACTTACTATTCccttaaaagaaataatctgAATTTTTAATGCGATATGATTCATCatttgttatcaaaaataaaaaaatgtgttatacaaataagttttttttaaatttttaaaaaaacattttttgatcaTGTAAAAACAGttgaatcatattaaaattgagaGAAATTCATTCAAGTTAAAGTAATCAAAGTGTCATAGGAATAAAAGATATGCTAGCAAAATACGAATCTCAAGCTTTAATATACTCACACTCagtgtatagtatttaaaacataatagctTTACTTAGATAGCACAGtaggtaagtaaataataatgatattacaatAAGAAATAGATTCATACGAATATACAATGTCATTTTTAGCTTATCGTAAAACGAAGCTAAATGGTATTGAAAACAATCCTATATTCAAAACTATGAACCAAAAAAGAGTTTATAATAGAACATGAAAACtgcatcaaaattttaaatttttgaattattttaattcgactaaaaaatacttaaaaatacgaCTAGTAAATACTGTTATCTACTTATCATTGTAATCtaacaaaaatcaaagtatttttaaaatcaattgtttatagttttcttcgtgtaaaattaaaatttagattttgcaatgaataatttcattttatgataaattaaatagtaattaaaaacatactacAACTTATcacaaaataactatttttcttttattctatttaaattttcaaatgtatcaTTTCCGAAATcacattattacttttatcaaatacgatataggtaataataaagttacgtgtcataggtaattttatactattctaTTACAATTGGCATATGTCACAATTTGTGAAATacttggtaattttttttctattagatataattatataattatatgttaatgaatatattaaatacttccaATACAATTTAGAGGCTACAGCTGAAATATGTCATAAAACTATCAATAACATATATCATTTTgttcataaacattttcttatcgtttttggtgtttttaatttaaaaaaaaaccaatcagtgccgaaataaaatttcaataaaaatgattatcatGGAAGTGTGTGTTCTTATTGCATTTCTCTCTGTATCCGATTCAAAAAGCAACTTTATGCCAAACTTACCAGTGATAAATCAATAGTCttcttgatttattaaatatattacataattactataatttacaattatagttTACTTGTGTTTGAGATttcttatacaatatgtagTAATTTCTTATAGGATATGAGAATATATATTCGTGTGAGTCaacaaatttgattaaatttgatatttattttagtaaaaagacATTGAGTAAAAGTGAGATGAAaggaaatattacattattaacacCTTTTGACGATACTCTtacagtaagtataatatattgaaaaagattaatgacataatattggcattactttatttgtttattactttatacgaTATCGATTTCGTAATGTCTAAAACAATgtaacatgtatattgtatatattttttttaacagcttCATATAAATGCCGCATCTTGGGGTTCAACTGGGGGTTGGAAACCAAATGCAATGGTTTGTATAACAAAGAATGCATGcagtcatttaaaaaaacttctagGGAAGGTGTGGAATACATTATCAGAGTCATTACATAACTTTCACAATTACAACTGTCCAGTCCCAGTggtaatgtatacattaattgattttgtacattaactattgatataaataatgtggAGACtgaaaaaacaatgaaaatatattaataaaatagtattatttaagttttctttGATCGACTATTAACGAATATTATTGATGATGAAATTGAAATGAtcgcaatttattttaaattctatatttttgtaattttattattttgattcaattttaatagtcGATTAAATTTAGACGGTTAGcgcaaactatttaaaaattgataagtaAGAAAGAATAATGCTTTTTCTACTAATTCAcattcttaattataatattattattatttgcatactATATGATATCAAAATAAGATCATTATGTAtgccatttaaatattaataagtcaatttatgacgtttaattttacttttattttcgtcattttcacattttaagtacttcaaaaatgttatatattcatatataacttaaattaaaaagttattaaattgtactttAGGCAGAACTGTgattctattaattatatattatttttaaccatatatCCTTAAATGTTTTAGGGTAAATTTACAACAACGGGTATTGACTTGAAAAAATTAGAGGAGCTTAACGTTCCTAAGGTGTTTGTTTACGgaaaatataagtatgtattgaagtttaaaaatgaagaaaataaaatacttggtTGCTTTACAATAAGGTGACCCTTCTATGACCTTGGGAAAAACTaatttgattacattttttaaacaataatacctacaatatgTAACTGTCTTCATTGACATTAAAATGATACTAATGaagtaattttagttttataattaacaactgGTATCATACTTTAGAGTTACTAATCACTAcagaatcaaaaaaaatattgttctttaaattttagaagtgaactcaaattaataaacaaaaataaatttaaatacctataacaaattatattaaattattaaatttccttttttgcatatttataaaagctgtttaacaatatttaaaaaaaaaaaaaaaaaatacttagaaaaattgaaattttcagttttccacaaataactgaaataatgCCAGAATAGTTCGAATATTTAACGAACTCGATGACgccaacataaatatttggtgagtatttaaaagtatttacagtaCCAATTTGTTTTCGAATTACaactatcaatataaaaataatcaatttttcgaAGACTGCTGGAAACTTATTACTTTTGACCAGGCTTGGTGCGTGCACCATGGATATTTAATTTGCCATTGGAAACCATCAACGAAGTTTTAGACTGAAGCAATATTTCGCAGGTAATGGATTACACAgctacaaaaaaagaaaaactcaCACAACATTGTAAAATTGATACAATTCTCTCTCCGtacagaatctaaaatgagaATAATTCTAACTCATTTTTCTTGAGCTCTTCAcaatctttaaaatgtatgtttaaaaaattcttctttcttattttattaatctaatcgtgctttatttactatagatttaactatatttggTTATCACTGACAAATAATTGTCATACTTAATTTTACGAACAACTCGAAAAGAATAAATCTACTTAGtgtaaaaaatacatgtaatacaatattttctcaAACCTTGGATTTTAAGACAAGTCGCAATTTATTCGTATCACACATATTAATACCCTTAAAATGTCGAGACCTTACATTTGTTCACTTTGAGCTTATGAATAAAttccaaaattaaattcagcTATCTTTAATTAGATAGAGGTACGatggttaatttattttcttaattttaattttagacctAATAGTGCTATAATAAAGTCATGATGATAGAACGTTAAACGATTTTAAGAAAGTATAGTACAATTCATTGCCGGAATAACTTTCATTATACctaactttaattaattttaatttaatttttgttttattttgatgtaacataaaaatgaaaatacaaaatttaactgaGAATTGTGTAATAACCCCACCCATCTATATCAACGTATCACACACATTTATGCCAAACTTTATGACAACAGCGAGGAAATTCCCTCACATACGTGCTATTATTGTGGAAATAGaagaatatgatattaaaaatgtttgtatgaaatttaaaa
Proteins encoded in this region:
- the LOC114122522 gene encoding uncharacterized protein LOC114122522, with product MKGNITLLTPFDDTLTLHINAASWGSTGGWKPNAMVCITKNACSHLKKLLGKVWNTLSESLHNFHNYNCPVPVGKFTTTGIDLKKLEELNVPKVFVYGKYKYVLKFKNEENKILGCFTIR